In the genome of Cellvibrio sp. KY-YJ-3, one region contains:
- a CDS encoding nucleoside hydrolase, translating to MTNLTPPTQVLIDTDADFDDYLAMLYLLKHPAIQVTGITVTGTGDVHLTPGVRNVSNMLTLLDDPAALKIPVARGAQAPMIYSNTFPGSDRTAANEHYNAEFPSINSTPTIDCAQTFLREYFINSTTPTTVLCIGGGSNYGKLFESAKSDPQLRAALQKNITSIVMMGGNLLPEFTPPGFEGAQGNIQATMQPTPYYTNKVAEWNIFVDVRGAEEIFASGIPITLVALNATQQVPITDAFVAQIKQINNPATNFLYAVLTSSTIKGGIGKYLDFWDPLAACVLTTPSLVTTQTLSLRVEQQLNEEDDKSGMIIVDNQRGHPLDVALSANADAVYNTYLEIIAR from the coding sequence ATGACAAACCTCACACCACCCACCCAAGTATTAATTGATACCGACGCCGATTTTGATGATTACCTGGCGATGTTGTATTTACTCAAACATCCCGCCATTCAAGTTACTGGCATTACCGTCACCGGCACTGGCGACGTGCATTTAACTCCCGGGGTGCGCAATGTCAGCAATATGCTCACCTTGCTTGATGATCCCGCGGCACTAAAAATTCCTGTTGCACGCGGGGCACAAGCGCCGATGATTTACAGCAACACCTTTCCCGGCAGTGACCGCACCGCGGCCAACGAACATTACAACGCCGAATTTCCATCCATTAATTCCACACCCACTATTGATTGCGCACAAACTTTTTTGCGCGAGTATTTTATTAATAGCACTACCCCCACCACGGTATTGTGTATTGGTGGCGGCTCCAATTATGGGAAGCTATTTGAATCAGCCAAAAGCGATCCGCAATTGCGCGCGGCGCTGCAGAAAAATATAACCAGCATTGTGATGATGGGCGGCAATTTATTACCAGAATTTACCCCGCCCGGTTTTGAAGGCGCACAGGGAAACATTCAGGCCACCATGCAACCCACGCCCTACTACACCAACAAAGTAGCGGAGTGGAATATTTTTGTGGATGTACGTGGCGCCGAAGAAATTTTTGCCAGTGGTATTCCCATCACCCTGGTTGCCTTAAATGCAACCCAACAAGTGCCAATTACCGATGCGTTTGTTGCACAAATAAAACAAATCAATAACCCCGCTACCAACTTTCTCTACGCGGTATTAACCAGCAGCACTATTAAAGGCGGTATAGGCAAATACCTGGATTTTTGGGATCCCCTCGCCGCCTGTGTATTAACTACCCCTTCACTAGTCACGACACAAACCTTGTCGCTGCGCGTTGAGCAACAACTCAATGAGGAAGACGATAAGTCCGGCATGATCATTGTAGACAACCAGCGCGGCCATCCGCTTGACGTTGCACTCAGCGCCAATGCCGATGCGGTGTACAACACCTATTTGGAAATTATCGCGCGCTAA
- the ettA gene encoding energy-dependent translational throttle protein EttA, with product MAQYVYSMHRLGKVVPPKREILKDISLSFFPGAKIGVLGLNGSGKSTLLRIMAGVDQDFNGEARPMPGIKIGYLPQEPQLDPAKDVLGNVQDGVREAVDALAELDAIYAAYAEPDADFDELAKKQAKCEDIIQAWDAHNLQHTLEVAADALRLPPWDADVTVLSGGERRRVALCRLLLSRPDMLLLDEPTNHLDAESVYWLEQFLHSFAGTVVAITHDRYFLDNAAGWILELDRGHGIPYEGNYTSWLEQKDARLEQEQRAEAAHQKALKTELEWVRQNPKGRQAKSKARLARFDELQSQEFQARNETNEIYIPPGERLGDKVIVLENVSKGYGDRLLIDNLSLSIPKGAVVGIVGGNGAGKSTLFRMIAGTEKPDSGTVTIGDTVKVAYVEQSRENLDDKKSVWEAVSDGLDILKIGNYEVSSRSYLGRFNFKGGDQQKRVGELSGGERGRLHLANTLKQGANVLLLDEPSNDLDIETLRALEDAILAFPGCVLVISHDRWFLDRIATHILAYEGDSDIVFFEGNYTEYHEDFVKRKGHDSQPKRMKYKPLKA from the coding sequence ATGGCTCAATACGTATACAGCATGCACCGGCTTGGCAAAGTTGTGCCACCCAAGCGTGAAATTTTGAAAGACATCTCCCTGTCATTTTTCCCCGGCGCCAAAATCGGTGTGCTCGGCCTGAACGGCTCGGGAAAATCTACCCTGCTGCGCATTATGGCGGGTGTGGATCAGGATTTTAACGGCGAAGCCCGCCCTATGCCGGGTATCAAAATCGGCTACTTGCCGCAGGAACCACAGCTAGACCCAGCCAAAGACGTGCTGGGCAACGTGCAGGACGGTGTGCGCGAAGCGGTAGATGCGCTGGCCGAGCTGGATGCCATCTACGCCGCCTACGCCGAACCCGATGCCGACTTTGATGAACTCGCCAAAAAGCAAGCCAAGTGCGAAGACATCATCCAGGCGTGGGATGCGCACAACCTGCAGCACACGTTGGAAGTTGCGGCCGATGCCTTGCGCCTGCCGCCGTGGGATGCAGACGTGACCGTCCTCTCCGGTGGTGAACGTCGCCGTGTGGCGCTCTGCCGCCTCTTGCTGTCGCGCCCCGACATGCTCTTGCTCGACGAACCTACCAACCACCTGGATGCTGAATCCGTTTACTGGTTGGAACAATTCCTTCACAGCTTCGCTGGCACCGTAGTGGCCATTACCCACGACCGCTACTTCCTCGATAACGCCGCCGGTTGGATTCTGGAACTCGACCGCGGCCACGGCATTCCCTACGAGGGCAACTACACCAGCTGGCTGGAACAGAAAGATGCCCGTTTGGAGCAGGAACAACGTGCGGAAGCTGCGCACCAGAAAGCCCTGAAAACCGAATTGGAATGGGTACGCCAAAACCCCAAAGGCCGCCAAGCCAAGAGCAAGGCGCGTCTGGCGCGTTTTGATGAATTGCAATCGCAAGAATTCCAGGCCCGTAACGAAACCAACGAGATCTACATTCCGCCGGGTGAGCGTTTGGGCGACAAAGTCATCGTGCTGGAAAACGTGAGCAAGGGTTATGGCGATCGCTTGTTGATCGACAACTTGTCACTGAGCATCCCTAAAGGTGCTGTGGTGGGTATTGTCGGTGGTAACGGTGCGGGTAAATCTACCCTGTTCCGCATGATTGCAGGCACTGAAAAACCCGATAGCGGTACTGTGACTATTGGCGACACCGTAAAAGTGGCCTACGTAGAACAGAGCCGTGAAAATCTGGACGATAAAAAATCGGTATGGGAAGCGGTATCCGACGGTTTGGATATTTTGAAAATCGGCAACTACGAAGTTAGCTCGCGCTCCTACTTGGGTCGTTTTAACTTCAAGGGTGGCGATCAACAAAAACGTGTGGGTGAACTCTCCGGTGGTGAGCGCGGCCGCTTGCACTTGGCCAACACATTGAAGCAAGGCGCCAACGTACTCCTGCTCGACGAACCGTCAAACGATTTGGATATCGAAACCCTGCGCGCGCTGGAAGATGCGATCCTCGCCTTCCCCGGCTGCGTATTGGTGATCTCGCATGACCGCTGGTTCCTCGATCGTATCGCAACGCATATCCTCGCTTACGAAGGTGATTCCGATATTGTTTTCTTTGAAGGCAACTACACGGAATACCACGAGGATTTCGTCAAACGTAAGGGGCATGATTCACAGCCGAAGCGGATGAAGTACAAACCGCTCAAGGCGTAA
- a CDS encoding nitroreductase family protein — protein MSTDFSLRDPLPGVMEQLSHRWSPRAFTKTSIEPEVLARIIDAARFAPSCFNAQPWRFYTSNDSTFADYLALLVDANQVWAKDAAVIGFLAAKKNFEHNGKPNAHSAFDSGAAWMSMVLQAQQEGLHCHGMAGIHKDAARTFFTLDDNSEEVIMAFVIGKHGNTDALPEPLRAKEVPSSRKKLDEIWLAK, from the coding sequence ATGTCGACTGATTTTTCCTTACGCGATCCACTACCCGGGGTTATGGAGCAGCTTTCACACCGCTGGTCGCCACGCGCTTTTACCAAGACCAGTATCGAACCTGAAGTGCTTGCGCGCATTATTGATGCTGCGCGTTTTGCCCCTTCCTGTTTTAATGCTCAACCCTGGCGCTTTTACACGTCTAACGACTCGACGTTTGCCGATTATCTGGCCTTGCTGGTTGATGCCAACCAAGTCTGGGCTAAAGATGCAGCGGTGATTGGTTTTCTGGCTGCCAAAAAGAATTTTGAACATAACGGCAAACCTAATGCCCATAGCGCTTTTGATTCGGGTGCGGCGTGGATGAGTATGGTATTGCAAGCCCAACAGGAAGGTTTGCATTGCCATGGTATGGCAGGCATCCACAAAGACGCCGCAAGAACATTCTTTACGTTGGATGACAACAGCGAGGAAGTGATTATGGCTTTTGTGATTGGCAAACACGGAAATACAGACGCTTTACCCGAACCGTTGCGTGCAAAAGAGGTTCCTTCGTCGCGCAAAAAATTGGATGAAATCTGGCTGGCAAAATAA
- the clsB gene encoding cardiolipin synthase ClsB: protein MKNNWRDGNDLTLLINGEEFFPRVFESLRNAHTEILLETFIIKDDCIGQTLQRELIAAAQRGVKVNITIDGYGSGDLTEDFTAALMAAGVRLHIFNPQPKRWGVHLNVFRRLHRKLIVIDQKLAFIGGINFCFDHISNSGPDAKQDYAVAVQGPVVADIHQTCMHLLVTAAGYNEKNNPIQHTTTTESPAAGSLRAIAAGSVRAIVVQRDNAQHRRDIERQYLLAARTAQKRLVIANAYFFPGYRLLRELRRAARRKVEVILILQGQSDVPLACALSRLLYNYLLRADITIYEYCKRQFHGKVAVMDEHWATIGSSNLDPLSLSLNLEANLVIEDEAFNQQLYQNLITLAEHSCEKLTLKNTLRGLWWRAPLIFLSFHFLRKFPTILGWLPGHAHHLQLATRAEPNP from the coding sequence ATGAAAAATAATTGGCGTGATGGTAATGACCTTACACTGCTTATTAATGGTGAGGAGTTTTTCCCGCGCGTCTTTGAAAGTCTACGAAACGCTCACACAGAAATTTTGCTAGAAACTTTTATTATCAAAGATGACTGTATAGGCCAAACGCTTCAACGGGAATTAATAGCGGCTGCGCAACGGGGAGTGAAAGTCAATATCACGATAGACGGTTATGGCAGTGGCGATTTAACTGAGGATTTTACAGCGGCACTGATGGCGGCCGGGGTGCGGTTACATATATTTAATCCGCAACCAAAACGCTGGGGAGTGCACCTGAACGTGTTCAGACGCTTGCATCGTAAACTCATCGTCATTGATCAGAAACTGGCATTTATTGGTGGAATCAATTTTTGTTTTGATCACATTAGCAACTCCGGCCCCGATGCCAAACAGGATTATGCCGTTGCAGTACAAGGCCCGGTAGTCGCAGACATTCACCAAACCTGTATGCATCTGTTAGTCACTGCCGCGGGCTACAACGAAAAAAACAACCCTATTCAACACACCACGACCACCGAGTCACCCGCTGCCGGTAGCCTACGTGCAATTGCTGCCGGTAGCGTCCGTGCAATTGTAGTACAGCGTGATAATGCTCAACACCGCCGGGACATAGAACGGCAATATTTATTGGCTGCACGCACCGCGCAAAAGCGCCTGGTTATTGCCAATGCGTATTTTTTTCCCGGCTATAGATTATTGCGAGAATTGCGCCGGGCGGCGCGGCGCAAAGTAGAAGTGATTTTAATTTTGCAGGGCCAATCCGACGTTCCCTTGGCCTGTGCGTTGTCGCGTTTACTTTACAATTATTTACTGCGTGCAGACATCACAATCTATGAGTACTGCAAACGACAATTCCATGGCAAAGTAGCCGTTATGGATGAACACTGGGCTACGATTGGATCGAGCAATTTGGACCCGTTGAGCTTGTCATTAAATTTGGAAGCAAATCTTGTTATCGAAGATGAAGCGTTTAATCAACAGCTTTACCAAAACCTCATTACCCTCGCTGAACACAGTTGTGAAAAGTTAACACTAAAAAACACCTTGCGTGGCTTGTGGTGGCGAGCACCACTGATTTTTTTGAGCTTTCATTTCTTGCGTAAATTTCCCACTATCCTGGGCTGGCTACCGGGGCACGCGCATCATTTACAACTCGCGACACGCGCCGAACCAAATCCTTGA
- the corA gene encoding magnesium/cobalt transporter CorA — MLINCVAYQEGKKLCSIPVEEISDYVKKTDCFVWVALKDAEPTELQQMQQEFCLHELAVEDAHTGHQRPKIEEYGDSLFAVMHTVEFVDGELNVGEVDVFVGENYVLSTRNRTQQGFLGVRARCEREQHHLVQGSAFVFYALMDAVVDRYFPIVVAFETELETIEDQIFTKGSQRTNIERLYELKRKVTILKHAVAPLMEAVGKLDGGRVPPIVANTKDYFRDVHDHLYRINTSIDAIRDTIGTAIQVNLSMVSIDESEVNKRLAAWAAIFAVATAFVGIWGMNFEHMPELKWKYGYPVSLGIVSVICVYLYYRFKKSGWL; from the coding sequence ATGCTCATCAACTGCGTCGCTTATCAAGAGGGGAAAAAGCTTTGCAGTATTCCCGTCGAAGAAATAAGTGATTATGTGAAAAAAACCGACTGTTTTGTATGGGTAGCCTTAAAGGATGCAGAGCCTACGGAATTGCAACAAATGCAGCAGGAATTTTGCTTGCATGAACTAGCAGTAGAAGATGCCCATACAGGTCATCAACGTCCTAAAATTGAAGAGTATGGCGATTCGTTGTTTGCGGTGATGCACACTGTGGAATTTGTTGACGGTGAATTAAATGTTGGCGAAGTGGATGTATTTGTCGGTGAAAATTATGTGCTCTCTACCCGCAACCGTACCCAACAAGGTTTTCTCGGGGTGCGCGCCCGTTGCGAGCGCGAGCAGCATCACCTTGTGCAGGGTTCGGCATTTGTATTTTATGCCTTGATGGATGCCGTAGTAGATCGCTACTTTCCGATAGTCGTCGCATTTGAAACCGAATTGGAAACGATTGAAGACCAAATATTTACCAAAGGCTCCCAACGTACCAACATCGAGCGGCTGTATGAATTAAAACGGAAAGTAACCATTTTAAAACACGCAGTGGCACCACTCATGGAAGCCGTAGGCAAATTGGATGGTGGACGAGTGCCGCCCATTGTTGCCAATACCAAAGATTATTTCCGCGATGTACACGATCACCTTTACCGTATCAATACGTCTATCGATGCCATCCGCGACACTATAGGCACTGCCATTCAGGTGAACTTATCCATGGTGAGCATCGACGAAAGTGAAGTAAATAAACGTCTCGCCGCCTGGGCCGCCATATTTGCAGTAGCCACTGCATTTGTAGGTATCTGGGGGATGAACTTTGAGCACATGCCGGAACTAAAATGGAAATACGGCTATCCGGTGTCATTGGGCATTGTCTCGGTAATTTGTGTGTACTTGTATTACCGGTTTAAAAAATCGGGCTGGCTGTAA
- a CDS encoding alkene reductase yields the protein MSTIEILFRPLKMGSLEFPNRVWMAPLTRCRAGLEHQPNALMAEYYAQRASAGLIIAEATMAMEGNSAFWQEPGVHSQAQIDGWRLVTDAVHAKGGRIFLQIWHGGRACHPALNDGKQPVAPSAIAIEDEVHTPEGKLPYTEPRALTDDELPGIVAGFKQAAINAKAAGFDGVEVHGANGYLLDQFLRDGSNKRSGAYGGPIENRARLLLEVIAAVCEVWDSKQVGLRLSPLNSYNSMIDSDPIALTTWLAKRLNDFNLGYLHMMRGDFFQAQQGDVMTPAREHYKGVLVGNMGYSADEAAAAIAAGKVDAIAFGVPFLANPDLPARFKLGASLNAPDSSTFYTADAVGYTDYPTMAD from the coding sequence ATGAGCACTATCGAAATCCTTTTTCGCCCCTTGAAGATGGGCAGCCTTGAGTTTCCTAATCGCGTCTGGATGGCACCCCTTACTCGCTGCCGCGCCGGTCTTGAACATCAGCCCAATGCACTGATGGCTGAATATTATGCCCAGCGTGCTAGCGCCGGTTTAATCATAGCCGAAGCCACTATGGCGATGGAGGGAAACTCGGCTTTTTGGCAAGAGCCGGGAGTTCACTCGCAGGCCCAGATTGATGGTTGGCGTTTAGTGACCGATGCGGTTCACGCCAAAGGTGGCAGGATCTTCTTGCAAATATGGCATGGCGGTCGCGCTTGTCATCCCGCCCTTAACGATGGAAAACAACCCGTTGCGCCGAGTGCTATTGCGATTGAGGATGAAGTGCATACGCCTGAAGGTAAATTACCCTATACCGAACCGCGCGCCTTAACAGATGACGAATTGCCGGGGATTGTTGCCGGGTTTAAACAAGCGGCGATCAATGCAAAAGCAGCTGGTTTTGATGGCGTAGAGGTGCATGGTGCTAATGGCTATCTGTTGGATCAATTCCTGCGCGATGGTTCGAACAAGCGTAGCGGTGCCTATGGTGGACCGATTGAGAATCGGGCACGTTTGCTGCTGGAAGTGATTGCCGCTGTATGCGAAGTGTGGGATAGCAAGCAGGTTGGTTTGCGTTTGTCGCCCCTCAATAGTTACAACAGCATGATCGACAGCGATCCCATCGCACTTACCACCTGGTTGGCAAAACGTTTGAATGATTTTAATCTCGGGTATTTGCATATGATGCGCGGTGATTTTTTTCAGGCGCAGCAAGGTGATGTTATGACACCGGCGCGTGAGCATTATAAAGGGGTGTTAGTAGGCAATATGGGCTATTCAGCCGACGAAGCCGCGGCGGCCATTGCTGCGGGAAAAGTAGATGCAATTGCATTCGGCGTTCCGTTTCTTGCGAATCCGGATTTACCTGCCCGCTTTAAACTGGGCGCATCGCTCAATGCACCTGACTCATCTACTTTTTATACCGCCGATGCTGTCGGTTATACTGATTACCCGACGATGGCTGATTGA
- a CDS encoding helix-turn-helix domain-containing protein: MMSEHSKTKTSFYRRIYVAYLVEQGINTVPNIIAATGMPRRTAQDTFAAIHELDIQLQNTHGVYSIQSWGAVNPVWVGENIQHIKKVLNYP; encoded by the coding sequence ATGATGAGTGAACACAGCAAAACCAAAACCAGCTTTTATCGCCGGATTTACGTTGCTTATCTGGTGGAACAGGGTATTAACACTGTTCCCAACATTATCGCGGCTACCGGTATGCCTCGGCGCACCGCGCAAGATACCTTCGCCGCGATTCATGAATTGGATATTCAACTGCAAAATACCCACGGTGTTTATTCTATTCAGAGTTGGGGCGCTGTGAATCCGGTGTGGGTAGGTGAGAATATCCAGCACATTAAAAAAGTTCTGAACTATCCTTAA
- the nhaD gene encoding sodium:proton antiporter NhaD, whose product MIQQRLLMMLLLLGWCAAANAESAGLNLTNTFAGWFCVGLFVIAYAFVMLEEKFHLRKSKPVLAAAGIIWVIIGWIYTQHEQSALAEAAFRHTLLEFAELMLFLLVAMTYINAMDERGLFNALRGWMIKKGFTYRQLFWITGLMAFFISPIADNLTTALLMCAVVLKIAENEKAFINMCCVNIIVAANAGGAFSPFGDITTLMVWQAGKVDFFTFFNLFIPSLVNFIVPAAIMSFFIKNKPSHKDAEDLFLETLTYKEGAFPILFLFLATIASAVLGHVIIHMPPVLGMMLGLAYLKIYGFYLRKKGIVDLKNAEQMHTDFMPNKDENPITKVPLPFDVFQPLARLEWDTLLFFYGVIMCVGGLGFMGYLTLLSESLYGNFSHTVSNVSLGLISAVIDNIPVMYAVLTMAPDFSQGQWLLITLTTGVGGSMLSIGSAAGVALMGQARGYYSFLGHLKWTPVVVLGYFTSIYVHIWLNAALM is encoded by the coding sequence ATGATCCAACAACGCCTGTTAATGATGCTACTGCTACTTGGCTGGTGCGCTGCGGCCAACGCCGAATCTGCCGGGTTAAACCTGACCAATACCTTTGCGGGCTGGTTCTGTGTGGGGCTCTTTGTAATAGCCTATGCATTTGTGATGCTCGAAGAGAAGTTCCACCTGCGCAAATCCAAACCGGTACTGGCAGCAGCGGGCATCATTTGGGTGATTATTGGTTGGATCTACACCCAACACGAACAGTCTGCCCTGGCTGAAGCCGCGTTTCGACACACCTTGCTGGAATTCGCAGAGTTGATGTTATTTCTGCTGGTAGCCATGACCTACATTAACGCCATGGATGAGCGCGGACTATTTAATGCACTGCGCGGTTGGATGATTAAAAAAGGCTTCACCTACAGACAGCTCTTTTGGATCACCGGCCTAATGGCGTTTTTCATCTCCCCCATTGCCGATAACCTCACCACTGCGTTATTGATGTGTGCAGTAGTATTAAAAATTGCTGAAAACGAAAAAGCGTTTATCAACATGTGCTGCGTCAATATTATTGTCGCCGCCAATGCAGGTGGCGCGTTTAGTCCTTTTGGTGACATAACCACATTGATGGTTTGGCAGGCCGGTAAAGTGGACTTTTTTACCTTCTTTAATTTGTTCATTCCATCGCTGGTAAATTTTATTGTACCCGCAGCGATTATGAGTTTTTTCATTAAAAACAAACCCTCACACAAGGATGCAGAAGATCTATTTTTAGAAACCCTCACTTACAAAGAGGGTGCGTTTCCAATCCTGTTTTTATTCCTTGCCACTATCGCCAGCGCGGTTCTTGGTCATGTAATCATTCACATGCCGCCGGTATTGGGCATGATGTTGGGTTTAGCCTATTTAAAAATCTATGGTTTCTATTTACGCAAAAAAGGCATAGTGGATTTAAAAAATGCCGAACAAATGCATACCGACTTTATGCCCAACAAAGATGAAAACCCCATCACCAAAGTGCCACTGCCGTTTGATGTATTTCAACCTTTGGCGCGTCTGGAGTGGGACACACTGTTATTTTTCTACGGCGTGATTATGTGTGTGGGCGGTTTGGGTTTTATGGGGTATTTAACCTTGCTGTCCGAATCGCTCTACGGCAATTTCAGCCACACCGTATCCAACGTAAGTTTGGGTTTGATCTCAGCGGTTATCGACAATATCCCGGTGATGTACGCCGTATTAACCATGGCACCCGATTTCTCTCAAGGGCAATGGCTATTAATTACCCTCACCACCGGTGTCGGCGGCAGTATGCTATCAATCGGTTCGGCGGCGGGTGTGGCACTCATGGGGCAAGCTCGCGGCTATTACAGCTTCCTCGGCCACCTGAAATGGACACCTGTAGTAGTGCTCGGTTACTTCACCAGCATTTATGTACACATTTGGTTAAATGCTGCGCTGATGTAA
- a CDS encoding endonuclease/exonuclease/phosphatase family protein — MHKGFTPFNRFILPELREAIRSLSTEIVFLQEVHGSHKQQAKRHATWPETSQYEYLADTIWPEFSYGRNAVYPHGDHGNAILSKYPIIRFQNLDVSVGKIEQRGILHTVLKVPGHDEVHAICVHMGLREHYRTQQLQMLCNLIERIPPTAPIIIAGDFNDWRKRADKILARCNLYEAFVSEYQQPAKSFPASWPLLCLDRIYVRNVTTKNAQVLFQRPWSHLSDHAPLTVDIQL, encoded by the coding sequence ATGCATAAAGGATTTACGCCTTTTAACCGATTTATTTTGCCGGAGTTACGTGAGGCGATACGCTCGCTATCCACTGAAATTGTATTTCTCCAGGAAGTGCACGGTAGTCATAAACAACAAGCAAAGCGCCACGCTACTTGGCCCGAGACATCACAATATGAATATCTAGCAGACACTATTTGGCCAGAGTTTTCTTACGGACGTAACGCGGTATACCCGCATGGAGATCACGGCAACGCAATACTTAGCAAGTATCCAATTATTCGCTTCCAGAATCTGGATGTTTCAGTAGGCAAAATCGAGCAACGCGGGATTTTACATACAGTGTTGAAAGTTCCGGGCCACGATGAAGTGCATGCAATTTGTGTACACATGGGGCTGCGCGAACACTACCGCACACAACAGTTACAGATGTTATGCAATTTGATTGAGCGTATCCCACCAACGGCACCTATAATTATCGCTGGCGATTTTAATGATTGGCGCAAGCGTGCCGATAAAATTCTGGCGCGGTGCAACTTGTATGAAGCCTTCGTTAGTGAATATCAGCAACCCGCAAAAAGTTTTCCCGCAAGTTGGCCGTTACTTTGCTTGGATAGGATTTATGTACGCAATGTCACCACAAAAAATGCCCAGGTTCTATTTCAACGCCCCTGGTCTCACCTTTCCGACCATGCGCCTTTGACGGTGGACATTCAGCTATGA
- a CDS encoding pentapeptide repeat-containing protein, whose amino-acid sequence MNQERILHELRQGASAWNQWRKKGAPATINLDGVELTAMDLSHYDLSKVSLRNATITHCVFKQADLIWANCDSSQLQHNDFSQAKLIATNLTRCDLSYSQLRLANLLTANTTNATLEHIDFRGQDISGLMLRDVSLAGSNLEGQQLARVDLTNTDLTGANLRGADLSGALLVGACLQDCDLQDANLTGAQCKSVNLAGVSLRGMDLNKVDFTNADLSNCDLREANLAKAKLINTQLSGAKLWNANMANWVINNIRCTHSFWDKSAKQKTTYRPHEFERIFAEAITIELRYPYRLADHELATLPIFIEHLAAVHWGTILRLKSISDVAGGALVKFVVEEVGSHNPTELKNQLQAEAERIQLAQLMLRNNTQLHFQLKEKVAAIREEFWPRLLELAVDHEHEQVRNLTILFMDLKGFSKWSDGELSEKLSLFRGLVKPILKKFAAGHPNMEGDSLRVTFKNATAGLSCACMIRNVLRAAGFELRIGVELGEVLVVHNEVTDIPDLEGVAVSMAARMEAAAEPGEVLVSQRVRHYAERSELFEFTPRRVPLKKSIGAIAQGEYIECFAVEAIKNLQEAIS is encoded by the coding sequence ATGAATCAAGAACGGATACTACATGAACTGAGACAGGGCGCGAGCGCCTGGAACCAGTGGCGCAAAAAAGGCGCACCAGCCACCATCAATTTAGACGGTGTTGAATTAACAGCAATGGATTTGAGCCATTACGATCTTTCCAAAGTGTCGTTACGTAATGCCACTATTACCCACTGCGTGTTTAAACAGGCGGACTTAATTTGGGCCAATTGTGATAGCTCGCAGTTGCAGCACAATGATTTTTCACAGGCAAAATTAATTGCGACCAATTTAACCCGCTGCGATTTAAGTTATTCACAGTTGCGCCTTGCAAATTTACTCACTGCGAACACCACAAATGCCACTTTAGAGCACATTGATTTTCGCGGTCAGGACATTAGCGGTTTAATGCTGCGCGATGTTTCGTTAGCTGGCAGTAATTTGGAAGGCCAACAGTTGGCGCGTGTGGATTTAACCAACACCGATTTAACCGGTGCCAATTTGCGCGGTGCGGATTTATCCGGTGCTTTGTTGGTTGGTGCCTGTTTACAGGATTGCGATCTACAAGATGCCAATTTAACGGGCGCACAATGTAAATCAGTCAATTTAGCCGGCGTAAGTTTACGCGGGATGGATTTGAACAAAGTCGATTTTACTAATGCCGATCTCAGTAATTGCGATTTGCGCGAAGCAAACTTAGCCAAAGCAAAATTAATTAATACCCAGCTCAGTGGTGCCAAGCTCTGGAACGCCAATATGGCCAATTGGGTAATTAATAATATTCGTTGCACCCACAGTTTTTGGGATAAATCCGCAAAACAAAAAACAACGTATCGGCCCCATGAATTTGAGCGTATTTTTGCCGAGGCAATTACTATTGAATTGCGTTACCCCTATCGCCTGGCGGATCATGAATTGGCCACCTTGCCTATTTTTATCGAGCATTTGGCGGCAGTGCATTGGGGTACTATTTTGCGTTTGAAATCCATCAGTGATGTGGCTGGTGGCGCGCTGGTTAAATTTGTGGTGGAGGAGGTGGGTAGTCACAACCCCACGGAATTAAAAAACCAATTGCAGGCAGAAGCAGAGCGTATTCAATTGGCGCAGCTAATGTTGCGCAACAATACCCAGTTACATTTTCAACTCAAAGAAAAAGTTGCGGCGATTCGCGAAGAATTTTGGCCGCGCTTATTGGAATTGGCGGTAGATCATGAACACGAGCAGGTGCGAAACCTCACCATTTTGTTTATGGATCTCAAAGGGTTTTCCAAATGGTCGGATGGTGAACTCTCGGAAAAGTTGTCGCTGTTTCGCGGTTTGGTAAAACCCATCCTGAAAAAATTCGCCGCTGGGCACCCGAACATGGAGGGGGACTCATTGCGCGTCACCTTTAAAAATGCCACCGCCGGTCTATCCTGCGCGTGCATGATCCGCAACGTATTGCGTGCCGCTGGTTTTGAGCTGCGCATTGGTGTTGAGTTGGGTGAAGTGTTAGTGGTGCACAACGAAGTGACCGATATTCCCGATTTGGAAGGCGTCGCTGTGAGCATGGCGGCGCGTATGGAAGCTGCGGCTGAACCGGGCGAGGTATTGGTGAGCCAGCGCGTGCGCCACTACGCCGAGCGCAGTGAATTATTTGAATTCACCCCACGTCGTGTACCCTTGAAAAAATCCATAGGCGCAATTGCGCAGGGTGAGTACATTGAGTGCTTTGCCGTTGAGGCGATTAAAAACCTGCAGGAAGCTATAAGCTGA